In Alteromonas mediterranea DE, a single genomic region encodes these proteins:
- the ilvD gene encoding dihydroxy-acid dehydratase yields MPKLRSATTTQGRNMAGARALWRATGMKDSDFGKPIIAIANSFTQFVPGHVHXKDXGQLVARSVEEAGGVAKEFNTIAVDDGIAMGHSGMLYSLPSREIIADAVEYMVNAHCADAIVCISNCDKITPGMLMASMRLNVPVIFVSGGPMEAGKTKLSDQLIKLDLVDAMVAAADDKVSDADTDEIERSACPTCGSCSGMFTANSMNCLTEALGLSLPGNGSMLATHADREGLFKQAGKQIVELCKRYYGDDDESVLPRNIANFKAFENAMSLDIAMGGSTNTILHLLAAAMEGEVPFTMDDIDRLSRKVPHLCKVAPSTPKYHMEDVHRAGGVLGILNELNKAGLLNSDVNHVLGKPLTEVISEWDITNPENKDAITFYRAGPAGIRTTKAFSQDCRWDEADDDRENGCIRSIEHAFSQEGGLAVLYGNVAEDGCIVKTAGVDESILKFNGTARIYESQDDAVAGILGDEVKAGDVVFIRYEGPRGGPGMQEMLYPTSYLKSKGLGKHCALVTDGRFSGGTSGLSIGHCSPEAASGGGIGLVEDGDKIEIDIPNRSINIVISDEALAERRAKMEASDKPWKPKDRVREVSTSLKTFAALATSADKGAVRDVSKLEDL; encoded by the coding sequence ATGCCCAAGTTACGTTCTGCAACTACCACACAAGGTAGAAATATGGCCGGCGCTCGTGCGCTATGGCGTGCCACCGGAATGAAAGATTCTGATTTCGGCAAGCCTATTATTGCTATTGCTAACTCATTTACGCAGTTTGTACCTGGGCACGTTCACNTCAAAGACNTTGGTCAACTGGTAGCGCGCAGCGTGGAGGAAGCCGGTGGTGTTGCAAAAGAGTTCAACACAATAGCGGTAGATGACGGTATCGCTATGGGCCACAGCGGGATGCTTTACAGCCTGCCCTCACGAGAAATCATCGCTGATGCGGTGGAGTATATGGTAAATGCGCACTGCGCCGATGCCATTGTTTGTATCTCTAACTGCGACAAGATCACCCCGGGAATGTTGATGGCATCAATGCGCCTTAACGTGCCGGTAATCTTTGTATCGGGCGGTCCGATGGAAGCGGGGAAAACCAAGCTTTCAGACCAGCTTATCAAGCTAGATTTGGTTGACGCCATGGTAGCGGCTGCTGATGATAAAGTGAGTGATGCTGATACCGATGAAATTGAGCGTTCAGCCTGCCCTACCTGTGGTTCATGCTCAGGGATGTTCACTGCTAACTCCATGAATTGCTTAACCGAAGCGTTAGGTTTATCACTACCGGGCAATGGTTCAATGCTTGCTACTCACGCTGACCGTGAAGGGCTGTTCAAACAAGCAGGTAAGCAAATAGTTGAGCTTTGCAAGCGCTACTACGGTGATGATGATGAAAGCGTATTGCCCCGTAATATTGCTAACTTTAAAGCGTTTGAAAACGCTATGAGCCTTGACATTGCCATGGGTGGTTCAACCAATACCATTCTGCACTTGTTAGCAGCAGCGATGGAAGGTGAAGTGCCTTTCACTATGGATGATATCGATAGGCTATCTCGCAAAGTGCCTCACTTATGTAAAGTGGCGCCGTCGACGCCTAAATACCACATGGAAGACGTGCACCGTGCCGGTGGCGTGTTAGGTATTTTGAACGAGCTTAACAAAGCGGGTTTGCTGAACAGCGATGTTAATCACGTGCTTGGTAAGCCGCTTACTGAGGTTATCAGCGAGTGGGATATCACTAACCCTGAAAATAAAGACGCGATCACCTTTTATCGCGCGGGACCTGCGGGCATTCGAACGACTAAGGCGTTTAGCCAAGACTGTCGCTGGGATGAAGCCGATGACGACCGCGAAAACGGCTGTATCCGCTCGATTGAACACGCGTTTAGTCAAGAAGGTGGACTCGCTGTACTTTACGGTAATGTGGCAGAAGACGGCTGTATTGTTAAAACCGCAGGTGTGGATGAGTCTATTTTAAAATTCAACGGCACAGCGCGCATTTATGAAAGCCAAGACGATGCGGTAGCGGGTATTTTAGGTGACGAAGTAAAAGCAGGCGATGTGGTATTTATTCGCTACGAGGGTCCGCGCGGCGGACCGGGCATGCAAGAAATGCTTTACCCAACCTCTTACCTAAAATCAAAAGGCTTAGGCAAGCACTGTGCATTAGTTACCGACGGCCGATTTAGCGGTGGTACTAGCGGCCTGTCTATTGGTCATTGCTCTCCTGAGGCGGCAAGTGGTGGCGGTATTGGCTTAGTTGAAGACGGGGACAAGATTGAAATAGATATCCCTAACCGAAGCATCAACATCGTTATTTCCGATGAAGCGCTCGCCGAACGCCGTGCAAAAATGGAAGCGAGCGATAAGCCTTGGAAACCTAAAGATCGTGTACGCGAAGTTTCTACATCACTCAAGACCTTTGCAGCGCTGGCAACCAGTGCCGACAAAGGTGCAGTGCGCGATGTCAGTAAGTTGGAAGACTTGTAA
- a CDS encoding cytochrome c oxidase assembly protein — translation MSQQSTNNKMVIKLIAIVIGMFGFGFALVPLYDVFCDVTGINGKTEGTAAVYQSVEIDTSRTVTVEFITRTNTGMPWEFRAETKRVKVHPGELNTVSFYVRNPASSNIVAQAIPSVSPGMAALYLNKTECFCFNQQPLSAGSEAYMPMQFYVDPQLPEDITFFTLQYTLYDVTARASDLTTTPNPFMASTPSTGE, via the coding sequence ATGTCACAACAAAGTACAAACAACAAAATGGTGATCAAGCTTATCGCCATTGTTATCGGCATGTTTGGCTTCGGCTTCGCACTTGTTCCTCTTTACGATGTGTTTTGTGATGTAACGGGAATTAACGGCAAAACTGAAGGGACTGCAGCAGTTTATCAATCGGTTGAAATTGATACGTCCAGAACAGTGACCGTCGAGTTTATTACCCGCACAAATACCGGCATGCCGTGGGAGTTTCGCGCCGAGACGAAGCGTGTGAAAGTTCACCCCGGTGAGCTCAACACGGTGTCGTTTTACGTTCGAAACCCAGCCTCTAGCAATATTGTGGCTCAAGCCATTCCTTCTGTATCACCAGGCATGGCAGCACTTTATTTAAATAAGACGGAATGCTTCTGTTTTAACCAGCAGCCTTTGTCCGCAGGTAGCGAAGCCTACATGCCTATGCAGTTTTATGTAGACCCTCAGTTACCTGAAGATATTACCTTTTTTACTTTGCAGTACACACTCTATGACGTCACAGCGCGAGCAAGTGACCTAACGACAACACCGAATCCCTTTATGGCTTCGACACCGTCGACCGGTGAATAG
- the coxB gene encoding cytochrome c oxidase subunit II, which produces MKQLTTVLARWCASLPFLLFSSLIFAQEASEEISSLNLRRGATDISGQVYDLHMLMFFICVGIAVVVFGVMFASMYLHRKSRGAKPANFHENVKVEIAWTVIPFLILVFMAVPAANTLIAMEDTTEPDMTVLVTGSQWKWHYKYMDSDVEFYSLLATQREQIENKFQKTDNYLLEVDRPLVIPTGKKIRFLITSDDVIHSWWVPDFAVKKDANPGFINESWANVNEPGIYRGQCAELCGKDHGYMPVVVIAKEPAEFDKWMSEQEAMVRQAKEEEQRLLSMNMSMDELMQEGERVYNATCAACHMPNGEGLPGVFPALKGSKMAKEDQQGHIDIVLHGKSGTAMQAFGKMLSLKEIAAVVTYERNAWGNNTGDMVQAKDVNAVANGN; this is translated from the coding sequence GTGAAACAACTAACGACCGTATTGGCAAGGTGGTGCGCAAGCCTACCATTTTTGCTTTTCTCTTCATTGATTTTCGCGCAAGAAGCAAGTGAAGAAATCTCTTCACTTAATTTACGACGCGGTGCTACCGACATTAGTGGTCAGGTTTACGACCTCCATATGTTGATGTTCTTCATTTGTGTTGGCATTGCGGTGGTCGTGTTTGGCGTGATGTTCGCGTCTATGTATCTACATAGAAAGTCTCGTGGCGCTAAGCCCGCTAACTTTCATGAAAATGTAAAAGTAGAAATCGCGTGGACCGTTATCCCTTTCCTTATTCTCGTTTTTATGGCGGTACCGGCTGCAAATACGCTAATCGCGATGGAAGATACCACTGAACCCGATATGACAGTGTTGGTCACAGGGTCGCAATGGAAGTGGCATTATAAATATATGGACAGTGACGTGGAGTTCTACTCGCTTCTTGCCACACAAAGAGAGCAGATTGAAAACAAGTTTCAGAAAACCGATAACTACTTACTTGAGGTTGACCGTCCACTAGTGATACCTACGGGCAAAAAAATACGATTTCTTATTACCTCTGACGACGTTATTCATTCGTGGTGGGTTCCAGATTTTGCCGTTAAGAAAGATGCCAACCCTGGATTTATTAACGAGTCATGGGCCAATGTAAATGAGCCCGGCATTTATCGCGGACAGTGTGCTGAATTGTGCGGAAAAGATCACGGTTATATGCCCGTTGTGGTTATTGCCAAAGAGCCCGCTGAGTTTGATAAGTGGATGAGTGAACAAGAAGCAATGGTTCGTCAGGCAAAAGAAGAGGAGCAGCGTCTCCTTTCTATGAATATGTCGATGGACGAGTTAATGCAAGAAGGTGAGCGTGTTTATAACGCGACTTGCGCAGCATGTCACATGCCAAACGGTGAAGGTCTCCCTGGCGTGTTTCCAGCACTCAAAGGCAGCAAAATGGCCAAAGAAGATCAGCAAGGCCATATCGACATTGTGCTTCACGGTAAGTCAGGCACGGCCATGCAAGCCTTTGGCAAAATGTTAAGTCTTAAAGAAATAGCAGCTGTTGTTACCTACGAGCGAAATGCGTGGGGTAACAACACCGGTGACATGGTTCAGGCTAAAGATGTCAACGCTGTTGCGAACGGAAACTAG
- a CDS encoding trimeric intracellular cation channel family protein: protein MFDWFHWLNLAGVAVCAISGTLMAYQKRMDGFGVVVLASATAIGGGTLRDVMLDVPVFWIADTDYLYTTLIAAFVPIIWLRISPRFPFHYLLIADAFGLALFNVVGIEKALANDTGIAVAVAMGTITGVFGGLLRDVICREVPLVLNGELYAMTCIAGGIVYGIALEFDLATQWCGIAALATTVLFRLGAMRWHWQLPVFYNDHH from the coding sequence ATGTTCGATTGGTTTCACTGGCTAAACCTGGCAGGCGTTGCGGTATGCGCAATTTCAGGCACTCTTATGGCCTATCAAAAACGCATGGATGGGTTCGGCGTTGTGGTGCTAGCCAGTGCCACGGCTATCGGTGGCGGTACGCTGCGCGACGTTATGTTAGATGTACCTGTGTTTTGGATTGCCGATACCGACTATTTGTATACCACTCTCATTGCGGCTTTTGTCCCCATCATCTGGCTTCGAATAAGCCCACGGTTTCCTTTTCATTACCTACTGATTGCCGATGCCTTCGGCTTAGCCTTGTTTAATGTGGTGGGTATAGAAAAAGCTTTGGCGAATGACACCGGCATAGCAGTGGCGGTAGCAATGGGCACCATTACTGGTGTTTTCGGAGGGTTGTTACGCGACGTCATCTGCCGCGAAGTACCGCTGGTACTAAACGGCGAGCTTTATGCGATGACCTGTATCGCTGGCGGTATTGTATATGGCATCGCACTTGAATTTGACCTTGCTACCCAGTGGTGCGGGATCGCCGCTCTTGCTACTACCGTGCTGTTTAGACTAGGTGCCATGCGCTGGCACTGGCAATTACCCGTCTTTTATAACGATCACCATTAA
- a CDS encoding DUF2909 domain-containing protein — protein sequence MLIKIILVALVLYMIVNLFMAMRVMMKNDTSKGPMSKYIGRRVLTSAIIVILILIAIGTGLITPNPRPY from the coding sequence ATGCTAATAAAAATAATCCTTGTTGCTCTTGTGCTGTACATGATTGTGAACTTGTTCATGGCAATGCGCGTTATGATGAAAAACGACACGTCGAAAGGCCCTATGAGTAAATATATTGGTCGGCGTGTACTGACTTCAGCCATCATCGTCATTCTTATTCTTATCGCTATTGGTACCGGCTTAATTACCCCAAACCCAAGGCCTTATTGA
- a CDS encoding SURF1 family protein, producing the protein MFSRTSRVIPWLLTGFSVAIMCGLGYWQLDRMVQKQQRLASIAHKQSNGTLSLEEALLNQDPRDITVSFSGALDANHILLLDNQIHKQRVGFDVLAPVYTNAGWLLVNFGWVPAPDLTRTLPDIRLASEMRAFTGIISAPGENPLVKETNMALAQSPALVQYIDFAALSHALERNFLPFILQLTTPDPAFIREHKAVVMSPEKHLGYALQWFGLAIAAAAIGGFAISKKGRSYE; encoded by the coding sequence ATGTTCTCTCGCACTAGCCGCGTTATTCCTTGGTTACTCACAGGCTTTAGTGTGGCGATAATGTGCGGTTTAGGGTATTGGCAACTTGATCGCATGGTCCAAAAGCAACAACGCTTAGCTAGCATAGCGCATAAGCAAAGCAATGGAACCTTGAGTTTAGAAGAAGCGCTTTTAAATCAGGATCCCCGAGATATTACGGTATCGTTTAGCGGCGCATTAGACGCCAATCACATACTGCTTTTAGACAACCAAATTCACAAGCAACGGGTAGGGTTTGATGTTCTCGCTCCGGTGTATACCAATGCAGGCTGGCTATTGGTTAATTTCGGTTGGGTGCCGGCGCCAGACTTAACCCGAACCTTACCGGATATCCGCTTGGCTAGCGAAATGCGGGCATTTACCGGCATTATCAGTGCGCCCGGTGAAAATCCGTTAGTTAAAGAAACGAATATGGCACTTGCGCAAAGCCCGGCACTTGTTCAGTACATCGATTTTGCTGCTTTAAGCCATGCGTTAGAGCGCAACTTTTTACCTTTTATTCTTCAACTTACAACTCCCGACCCCGCATTTATTCGCGAGCATAAGGCGGTTGTAATGTCTCCTGAAAAGCACCTTGGCTATGCGCTGCAATGGTTTGGTTTAGCCATAGCCGCCGCTGCTATTGGCGGCTTTGCAATTAGTAAGAAAGGACGTAGTTATGAGTAA
- a CDS encoding YifB family Mg chelatase-like AAA ATPase codes for MGMAVVKTFAGQGVTAPEVSVEIHLANGLPAFQLVGMAETSVKEARERVRSALINSGFEFPAKRITVNLAPADIPKFGGRFDLPIAVGILAASGYISDTSLLNIAFVGELALNGEIKPVNGLIPVVMTAANEDIALVYPGDNDVEAALVSHATRFPAFDLLSVYEHLTGNKKLAKGQPFASHSPNKVQTGWDDIIGQEQAKRALIIAASGAHNLLMVGPPGTGKSLLASRMLSLLPDMSEEEALEVAAIHSVKGETLHAERFLTRHLRSPHHTSSAVALTGGGSNPVPGEISLAHNGILFLDELPEFGRKALDVLREPLETGDVHLSRASGSATYPANFQLVAAMNPSPTGDIDDNRLTPQQQLNYLNRLSGPLLDRIDIQVEVPRLPDYDLPERGNRPDDSLHDMRERVIAARQKQESRQGKPNGALHAGELADICLLDDADLLFLQAAAKQLNLSMRVFHRTLKVARTIADLEGSQGVLRAHIAEALGYRALDNLIKQLSAS; via the coding sequence ATGGGCATGGCTGTGGTTAAAACTTTTGCAGGCCAAGGCGTTACTGCGCCAGAGGTGAGCGTAGAAATTCATTTGGCTAACGGCTTACCCGCCTTTCAACTAGTGGGCATGGCTGAAACCAGTGTAAAGGAAGCCCGTGAGCGTGTGCGCAGCGCCCTTATCAACAGTGGCTTTGAATTTCCTGCCAAACGAATAACCGTTAACTTAGCTCCCGCTGATATTCCTAAGTTCGGCGGGCGATTCGACCTTCCCATCGCCGTAGGTATACTCGCCGCTTCCGGCTATATTTCAGATACAAGCTTATTAAATATTGCCTTTGTGGGCGAGCTTGCTTTAAACGGAGAAATAAAGCCGGTTAACGGCCTTATTCCCGTCGTAATGACAGCCGCAAACGAAGATATTGCTTTGGTTTACCCTGGTGACAATGACGTTGAAGCCGCACTCGTATCCCACGCTACGCGCTTTCCCGCGTTTGATTTACTGTCTGTTTATGAACACCTTACTGGTAATAAGAAATTGGCAAAGGGGCAGCCTTTTGCTTCACATTCGCCTAATAAGGTGCAAACAGGTTGGGATGATATTATCGGGCAGGAACAGGCTAAACGGGCGTTAATCATCGCCGCTAGTGGTGCGCATAATCTACTAATGGTGGGGCCTCCCGGCACGGGAAAGAGCCTGCTAGCTAGCCGTATGCTCTCGTTACTACCAGATATGAGCGAAGAAGAGGCCCTTGAAGTAGCCGCCATTCATTCGGTAAAAGGTGAAACCTTACACGCCGAGCGCTTTTTAACGCGTCATTTGCGCTCCCCCCATCATACCAGTTCTGCTGTGGCGCTTACTGGTGGCGGTTCTAACCCGGTGCCGGGCGAAATATCGCTGGCCCATAACGGTATTTTGTTTTTAGACGAATTGCCTGAATTCGGACGCAAAGCGCTGGACGTATTGCGTGAGCCCCTTGAAACTGGCGATGTACACTTGTCGAGAGCTTCAGGAAGCGCTACGTACCCGGCTAATTTTCAGTTAGTAGCTGCGATGAACCCAAGCCCGACGGGCGATATTGATGATAATCGCCTGACACCACAGCAGCAGCTTAACTACTTAAACCGTTTGTCTGGCCCGCTACTAGATAGAATAGATATACAAGTCGAGGTGCCTAGACTACCAGACTACGACTTGCCAGAGCGGGGCAATAGACCTGACGACTCGTTACATGACATGCGGGAAAGGGTGATAGCTGCACGGCAAAAACAAGAGTCTCGACAAGGCAAACCCAATGGCGCTTTACACGCGGGTGAACTTGCCGACATCTGTTTGCTAGATGACGCAGATCTCCTCTTTTTACAGGCAGCTGCGAAACAACTTAATTTATCTATGCGCGTATTTCACCGCACGCTAAAAGTGGCTAGAACCATTGCCGATCTGGAAGGGTCACAGGGCGTACTTCGCGCTCATATCGCGGAAGCGCTGGGCTATCGAGCTCTCGATAACCTTATAAAGCAGCTCAGTGCTAGCTAA
- the ilvY gene encoding HTH-type transcriptional activator IlvY — protein MDFRSLQLFNHLATSLHFGVTAEAMYVSPSTLSRVIQRLEDELGCTLFKRDNRKVALTHSGHKLLSFSKQALADWQQLKIDLKEDSDALQGELSVFCSVTASQSHLPAMLRQFRQQHPGVDIRLITGDPALAIEKVKGKQCDLSIAIYTPDMPTDLHFTALDNVPLVLIAPREWRLTQLSQLDWTKHQVIMPETGPTRRTAYHWFAEHGIRPNVYAYVGGNEAIVSMVALECGVGFVPKVVLDHSSMANAVTQIQVEDIEPYALGLCCLQDKQNEPLINAFMQLNLHSRG, from the coding sequence ATGGATTTTCGCAGTCTACAGCTCTTTAACCACCTGGCTACCAGCCTTCACTTCGGCGTCACCGCTGAGGCCATGTATGTATCGCCATCTACGTTAAGCCGTGTAATTCAGCGTCTTGAAGACGAGTTAGGCTGCACCTTGTTTAAACGGGATAACCGTAAAGTCGCGCTCACCCATAGCGGGCACAAGTTATTGTCCTTCTCAAAACAAGCGTTAGCTGATTGGCAGCAATTGAAAATTGATTTAAAAGAAGATAGCGATGCACTTCAGGGGGAACTAAGTGTATTTTGCTCGGTAACTGCCAGTCAAAGCCATTTGCCCGCTATGCTAAGGCAGTTCAGGCAGCAACACCCGGGTGTTGATATACGGCTTATCACAGGCGATCCAGCCCTTGCCATTGAAAAAGTAAAAGGTAAACAATGCGACTTGTCTATTGCCATCTACACCCCTGATATGCCAACGGATTTACATTTCACAGCGCTTGATAACGTGCCTTTGGTGCTTATTGCTCCTCGAGAATGGCGCTTGACCCAATTAAGTCAGCTAGATTGGACCAAACATCAAGTGATCATGCCTGAAACAGGGCCAACGCGACGTACCGCCTATCACTGGTTTGCCGAGCACGGTATTCGGCCTAATGTTTATGCCTATGTAGGCGGTAACGAAGCTATTGTAAGCATGGTAGCGCTAGAGTGTGGTGTAGGCTTTGTGCCAAAGGTAGTGCTCGATCACTCCAGTATGGCTAATGCGGTGACCCAAATTCAGGTTGAAGATATCGAGCCTTATGCCCTTGGCCTATGCTGTTTACAAGATAAGCAAAACGAACCGCTTATCAACGCTTTTATGCAGCTAAACTTGCATTCTCGAGGGTAG
- the ctaD gene encoding cytochrome c oxidase subunit I — MSKATEVISPDTSAQHDDHEHHDHIPKGVTRWLFTTNHKDIGTLYLWFAFIMFLVGGAMAMVIRAELFQPGLQIVEPNFFNQMTTVHGLIMVFGAVMPAFTGLANWLIPMMIGAPDMALPRMNNWSFWILPGAFLILLSSLFMEGGGPAFGWTFYAPLSTTYSGDSTALFVFSVHIMGISSIMGAINVIVTIFNMRAPGMTWMKMPLFVWTWLITAFLLIAVMPVLAGAVTMVLTDKFFGTSFFDAAGGGDPVMFQHIFWFFGHPEVYIMILPAFGIISQIVPTFSRKKLFGYASMVYATASIALLSFVVWAHHMFTTGMPVYMEMFFMFATMLISVPTGVKVFNWVATMWRGSLSFEMPMMFAIAFIVLFTIGGLSGLMLAITPVDFQYHDTYFVVAHFHYVLVTGAVFSIMAAVYYWLPKWTGKMYDTTLAKWHFWCSLVSVNVLFFPMHFVGLAGMPRRIPDYALQFADFNKWISLGGFAFGLSQLIFLALLIKACKKQGEGVSAQVWDGAEGLEWEIPSPAPYHTFETPPVVK, encoded by the coding sequence ATGAGCAAAGCAACTGAAGTTATTTCGCCAGATACCTCTGCGCAACACGATGATCATGAGCATCACGACCATATTCCAAAGGGGGTTACCCGTTGGTTGTTTACCACTAACCACAAGGACATAGGCACACTCTATCTATGGTTCGCCTTTATCATGTTCTTAGTGGGCGGTGCGATGGCAATGGTTATCCGGGCTGAACTGTTTCAGCCTGGCTTACAAATTGTTGAACCAAATTTCTTTAACCAAATGACCACAGTGCATGGGCTTATCATGGTTTTTGGCGCGGTAATGCCTGCTTTTACCGGGCTTGCTAACTGGTTAATCCCCATGATGATAGGTGCGCCAGATATGGCATTGCCTCGCATGAATAACTGGAGTTTCTGGATCCTGCCCGGCGCGTTTCTCATACTGTTGAGCTCGCTGTTCATGGAAGGCGGTGGCCCAGCATTTGGCTGGACGTTCTATGCGCCACTTTCCACAACATATAGCGGCGATTCTACAGCGCTGTTTGTGTTTTCGGTTCACATAATGGGCATTTCATCCATTATGGGGGCGATTAACGTTATTGTGACGATTTTCAATATGCGTGCCCCTGGCATGACCTGGATGAAAATGCCGCTATTTGTGTGGACATGGCTAATCACTGCATTCCTTCTTATTGCCGTTATGCCAGTGCTAGCAGGCGCGGTAACCATGGTATTGACCGATAAATTCTTTGGAACAAGCTTCTTTGATGCAGCAGGTGGCGGTGACCCCGTCATGTTCCAGCACATTTTTTGGTTCTTCGGTCACCCTGAAGTGTACATAATGATATTGCCGGCCTTTGGTATTATCTCGCAAATTGTTCCTACTTTTTCCCGTAAAAAGCTATTTGGTTATGCTTCTATGGTTTATGCAACCGCGTCCATTGCGCTGTTGTCATTTGTCGTTTGGGCTCACCACATGTTTACCACGGGCATGCCAGTTTATATGGAAATGTTTTTCATGTTTGCCACCATGCTGATTTCGGTGCCAACTGGCGTAAAAGTGTTTAACTGGGTGGCCACTATGTGGCGTGGCTCGCTAAGTTTTGAAATGCCGATGATGTTTGCGATTGCCTTTATCGTGCTTTTCACCATAGGCGGGTTATCGGGACTTATGCTTGCGATAACGCCAGTTGACTTCCAATACCACGATACCTACTTCGTAGTGGCTCACTTTCACTATGTACTTGTGACAGGGGCCGTCTTTTCCATCATGGCAGCCGTTTACTATTGGCTACCTAAATGGACCGGCAAAATGTACGACACTACATTGGCAAAATGGCATTTCTGGTGTTCCCTCGTGTCGGTGAATGTTTTGTTTTTCCCTATGCACTTTGTAGGTTTAGCGGGTATGCCACGTCGTATTCCAGATTATGCTTTACAGTTCGCCGATTTTAACAAGTGGATAAGCTTGGGCGGCTTCGCATTTGGTTTATCTCAACTTATCTTCCTCGCATTGCTTATTAAGGCTTGCAAAAAGCAGGGAGAAGGCGTGTCAGCGCAGGTATGGGACGGCGCTGAAGGTCTTGAGTGGGAAATTCCATCACCTGCTCCTTACCACACGTTCGAAACCCCACCTGTTGTTAAATAA
- the lexA gene encoding transcriptional repressor LexA, which produces MRPLTARQTEVLELIKTTMQETGMPPTRAEIARQLGFRSANAAEEHLKALARKGVIEILPGTSRGIKLNIPLDNEAEEEEGLPLIGRVAAGEPILAQEHVESHYKVDPALFQPQADFLLRVNGMSMKDIGILDGDLLAVHRTTDVHNGQVVVARVDEDVTVKRLEKRGREVLLHAENEEFSPIKVDLANEPFAIEGIAVGVIRNADWM; this is translated from the coding sequence ATGCGCCCACTCACAGCTCGACAAACTGAAGTTTTAGAACTTATTAAAACAACCATGCAAGAAACGGGAATGCCGCCTACGCGTGCTGAAATTGCCCGTCAGCTTGGTTTCCGTTCTGCCAACGCCGCGGAAGAACACTTGAAAGCCTTGGCGCGTAAAGGCGTGATTGAAATTTTGCCGGGTACGTCGCGAGGTATAAAGCTCAATATTCCTCTGGACAATGAAGCTGAAGAGGAAGAAGGCCTGCCTTTAATTGGGCGTGTAGCTGCTGGAGAGCCTATTTTAGCTCAAGAGCACGTTGAGTCTCATTACAAGGTAGACCCAGCCCTATTCCAACCTCAAGCAGACTTTTTACTTCGTGTAAACGGTATGAGTATGAAAGACATTGGCATTTTAGACGGTGATCTGCTAGCTGTGCATCGCACGACTGATGTACATAATGGACAAGTGGTGGTAGCTCGAGTTGATGAAGATGTTACTGTGAAGCGTCTAGAAAAACGCGGTCGCGAGGTATTACTTCATGCTGAAAATGAAGAGTTTTCACCGATAAAAGTTGACCTTGCAAATGAGCCCTTCGCAATCGAAGGTATTGCAGTAGGCGTTATACGAAACGCTGATTGGATGTAA